Proteins encoded in a region of the Dreissena polymorpha isolate Duluth1 chromosome 6, UMN_Dpol_1.0, whole genome shotgun sequence genome:
- the LOC127833444 gene encoding uncharacterized protein LOC127833444: protein MSGHSGAKIALIIIGFLIYCITVVLNYLSTGDIIPGLFRNRTGDIADAFYVSATPAGWTFAVIWATIYFWNLAWFIYALTTVCRRDDNGHYIYQLNILSPLFFISFIINNCAVVAWLFLWDRQYLNWALLVIAFTPLTLYISLFISFRRLYGKLNYLSKAGAVKDIWLTRIFVHNGLAFFATWVSIATLLNFAIVLTYYWSVEMQVSVSIALGILSFLIITWFLLDTFAIDKFVRYTVTPYIVVVVALVGSVQKNFDLEDNYRNSIFLVVLLAVAGVLLLLKLVIMFVRACRIPINGNAGDDLKGTLA from the exons ATGTCAGGCCACAGTGGGGCAAAAATTGCATTGATAATTATAGGCTTCTTGATCTACTGCATCACAGTGGTGCTTAATTACTTGTCAACAGGTGATATTATTCCAG GGTTATTTAGAAACAGGACAGGGGATATAGCTGATGCCTTCTATGTTAGCGCCACACCAGCTGGCTGGACCTTTGCCGTCATCTGGGCCACAATCTACTTTTGGAACCTGGCCTGGTTTATTTATGCGCTAACCACCGTCTGCAGACGCGATGACAATGGTCACTACATCTACCAACTGAATATTCTTTCACCCTTGTTCTTCATATCATTTATCATCAACAATTGTGCAGTTGTAGCCTGGCTGTTCTTATGGGACCGTCAGTATTTGAACTGGGCTCTTCTCGTTATTGCCTTCACCCCCCTGACTCTGTACATTTCCCTATTCATATCGTTCAGACGGCTGTATGGGAAACTGAATTATTTGTCAAAAGCTGGTGCTGTGAAAGACATATGGCTTACACGAATTTTCGTGCACAACGGTTTGGCCTTCTTTGCAACATGGGTTTCGATCGCTACCCTGTTGAATTTTGCGATTGTTCTGACATATTACTGGTCGGTTGAAATGCAGGTGTCTGTGAGCATTGCTCTTGGAATTCTCAGCTTTCTAATCATTACTTGGTTTTTACTGGATACATTTGCGATTGACAAGTTTGTTCGCTACACTGTTACCccatatattgttgttgttgttgctttggTGGGCTCGGTTCAGaagaactttgaccttgaagataacTACAGAAATTCAATATTTCTTGTGGTTCTGTTAGCTGTGGCTGGTGTACTGTTGCTTCTGAAGCTGGTAATCATGTTCGTTCGGGCATGCAGAATACCCATCAATGGTAATGCAGGGGATGATCTTAAAGGAACATTGGCCTAA